A single Calidifontibacter indicus DNA region contains:
- a CDS encoding MarR family winged helix-turn-helix transcriptional regulator, whose product MTEHEPLDRAPLRTLLMGVARLSRRAWSADLEPYGLSPHLARAMSVIAHAGGAGIRAAELAEALRVSPRSATEVVDALDERGLAQRAPDPTDRRAKVISLTAKGIDLHEQIAESRRNRDDALFDGLDDGERRRLADLLRKVLEHNETR is encoded by the coding sequence GTGACCGAACACGAGCCTCTCGACCGCGCACCGCTGCGCACCCTGCTCATGGGTGTCGCGCGGCTTTCCCGGCGCGCTTGGTCGGCCGATCTCGAGCCGTACGGCTTGTCGCCGCACCTCGCTCGCGCGATGAGCGTGATCGCCCATGCCGGCGGCGCCGGCATCCGTGCCGCCGAACTCGCCGAAGCCCTGCGGGTGTCGCCCCGGTCGGCCACCGAGGTGGTCGACGCGCTCGACGAACGCGGGCTGGCGCAACGTGCACCCGACCCGACCGATCGCCGTGCCAAGGTGATCTCGTTGACCGCCAAGGGAATCGACCTGCACGAGCAGATCGCCGAGTCGCGACGCAACCGCGACGACGCGCTGTTCGACGGTCTCGACGACGGTGAGCGCCGGCGGCTGGCCGACCTGCTGCGTAAGGTGTTGGAGCACAACGAGACGCGTTGA
- a CDS encoding ABC transporter ATP-binding protein gives MTVTTASPRTGAPTRGGGGGAGGRVAQKNKQDVAQLEEHPVPLRRITALFRPYRWRLAVVCGLIVATSSVGLASPFLVKHLIDDAIPHQNVGLLLALVGAMLAITVVSQLLGVLQTWMSTQIGQQVMHDLRTRLFGHLQRMPVGFFTRTRSGEVQSRATNDINAMQSVVTDSATSIASNVTTAVGTAIAMGLLSWRLSLLSLVVLPPAIWLTRRVAHQRRAIQSKAQRTLADMQTQIEESLSINGVILAKTLGSGPTLSRRFAESSRVLTGLELQSQLAGRWRMGTMAIIFAAIPALIYLAAGLPATGGGMSIGTLVAFVALQSQLFRPLMGVLNVGAQIVTSKALFSRIFEYLDLPVEIDDPADPVELQHDSVRGEVRLDHVGVTYPDADRPALDDIDLTVPAGSTVAIVGATGSGKSTLAGLVSRLQDPTTGAVRIDGHDLRDLRLTDVAELVGVVSQESYLLHASVADNLRYARPDATDEEIVAAARAAQVHDLISALPDGYDTLVGSRGYRFSGGEKQRIALARTILRNPQILVLDEATSALDNATERAVQRAIDAASHGRTTITIAHRLTTVRGADRIVVLDRGRIVEQGTHEQLLLRGGRYADLWQSQLDPQAA, from the coding sequence ATGACGGTCACGACAGCCAGTCCACGAACCGGAGCACCCACCCGCGGTGGTGGCGGAGGCGCCGGCGGACGCGTAGCCCAGAAGAACAAGCAGGACGTCGCTCAACTCGAGGAGCACCCGGTCCCCCTGCGCCGGATCACCGCACTCTTTCGCCCCTACCGCTGGCGGCTCGCCGTCGTCTGCGGTCTCATCGTCGCGACCTCGTCGGTCGGCCTGGCGTCGCCGTTCCTGGTCAAGCACCTGATCGACGACGCGATCCCCCATCAGAACGTCGGGCTGCTGCTCGCGCTGGTCGGCGCGATGCTCGCGATCACCGTCGTCAGCCAGCTGCTCGGCGTGCTGCAGACCTGGATGTCGACCCAGATCGGGCAACAGGTGATGCACGATCTGCGCACCCGCCTGTTCGGCCACCTGCAACGGATGCCGGTCGGCTTCTTCACCCGCACCCGCAGCGGTGAGGTGCAGTCGCGCGCCACCAACGACATCAACGCGATGCAGTCGGTGGTCACCGACTCGGCCACCTCGATCGCGTCCAACGTCACCACCGCCGTCGGCACCGCCATCGCGATGGGCCTGCTGTCCTGGCGCTTGTCGCTGCTCAGCCTCGTCGTGCTGCCGCCCGCCATCTGGCTCACCCGCCGCGTCGCCCATCAGCGCCGCGCCATCCAGTCGAAGGCGCAACGCACCCTGGCCGACATGCAGACCCAGATCGAGGAGTCGCTGTCGATCAACGGCGTCATCCTCGCCAAGACCCTCGGCTCCGGCCCCACCCTGTCGCGCCGCTTCGCCGAGTCGTCGCGGGTGCTCACCGGCCTGGAATTGCAGTCGCAGCTCGCCGGCCGCTGGCGCATGGGCACGATGGCGATCATCTTCGCTGCGATCCCCGCCCTCATCTACCTCGCCGCGGGCCTTCCGGCCACCGGCGGCGGCATGTCGATCGGCACCCTCGTCGCCTTCGTCGCGCTGCAGAGTCAGCTGTTCCGTCCGCTCATGGGCGTGCTCAACGTCGGCGCGCAGATCGTGACGTCGAAGGCGCTGTTCAGTCGCATCTTCGAATACCTCGACCTCCCGGTCGAGATCGACGACCCCGCCGACCCCGTTGAGCTGCAACACGATTCGGTGCGCGGCGAGGTGCGGCTCGACCACGTCGGGGTGACCTACCCCGACGCCGACCGGCCCGCCCTCGACGACATCGACCTCACGGTTCCGGCCGGCAGCACAGTCGCGATCGTCGGTGCCACCGGCTCGGGCAAGTCGACCCTCGCCGGCCTCGTCTCCCGCCTGCAGGACCCGACCACCGGTGCCGTGCGCATCGACGGGCACGACCTGCGCGACCTGCGACTGACCGATGTCGCCGAACTCGTCGGCGTCGTCAGCCAGGAGAGCTACCTGCTGCACGCGAGCGTCGCCGACAACCTGCGCTACGCCCGCCCCGACGCCACCGACGAGGAGATCGTCGCCGCCGCCCGGGCCGCGCAGGTGCACGACCTGATCAGCGCTCTGCCCGACGGCTACGACACGCTCGTGGGTTCGCGCGGCTATCGCTTCTCCGGCGGCGAAAAGCAGCGCATCGCGCTGGCCCGCACGATCCTGCGCAACCCGCAGATTCTGGTGCTCGACGAAGCCACGTCCGCTCTGGACAACGCCACCGAACGCGCCGTGCAGCGCGCGATCGACGCCGCGTCGCACGGGCGCACGACGATCACGATCGCCCACCGCCTCACCACCGTCCGCGGAGCCGACCGCATCGTGGTGCTCGACCGGGGTCGCATCGTCGAGCAGGGCACGCACGAGCAGCTGTTGCTGCGCGGCGGCCGGTACGCCGACCTGTGGCAGTC